One Mycobacterium kubicae genomic window carries:
- a CDS encoding YqjF family protein: protein MTAASGTPGDEAGISPALAGFPVTPPPLPGPVVCDQHWRDLAFVHWPVPPDSVEHLYPPGTRPDIFADGMTYVGLIPFLLCDTKVGSALPLPYVGTFPETNIRLYSTDDAGRHGVLFRSLETARLAVVPVTRIALGIPYTWAKMRIDRAGNEITYQSVRRWPRRGLRSLVRIRVGDVVEPTPLEIWLTARWGAHTRKAGRTWWVPNEHDPWPLQAAEVVDLLDDLLVASGVQPAGEALRAVFSRGVRAKFGRPCALP from the coding sequence ATGACAGCCGCATCCGGCACTCCGGGTGACGAAGCAGGCATCAGCCCGGCCTTGGCGGGATTTCCCGTCACCCCGCCGCCGTTGCCCGGCCCAGTCGTTTGCGACCAGCATTGGCGTGACTTGGCCTTCGTGCATTGGCCGGTGCCACCCGACAGTGTCGAGCACCTGTACCCGCCCGGCACTCGGCCCGACATCTTCGCCGACGGAATGACATACGTGGGGCTGATCCCGTTCCTGCTCTGCGACACCAAAGTGGGCAGCGCGCTGCCGCTGCCGTATGTCGGCACTTTCCCCGAGACCAACATTCGCCTGTATTCCACCGACGATGCCGGACGCCATGGTGTGCTCTTCCGGTCTCTGGAGACCGCGCGCCTGGCCGTTGTTCCCGTCACCCGCATCGCCTTGGGCATCCCGTACACCTGGGCCAAGATGCGAATTGACCGGGCAGGCAATGAGATCACCTATCAAAGCGTGCGGCGCTGGCCGCGGCGTGGGTTACGCAGCCTGGTGCGCATCAGGGTGGGCGACGTGGTCGAGCCGACGCCGTTGGAGATTTGGCTGACCGCCCGCTGGGGCGCGCATACCCGCAAGGCCGGCCGGACGTGGTGGGTGCCCAACGAGCACGATCCGTGGCCATTGCAGGCCGCGGAGGTCGTCGACCTGCTCGACGACTTGCTGGTCGCCAGCGGGGTGCAACCGGCCGGTGAGGCCCTGCGCGCAGTGTTTTCCCGCGGCGTTCGAGCCAAATTCGGCCGTCCCTGTGCGCTGCCCTAG
- the lipD gene encoding lipase LipD, which translates to MAKPSILTADSGLPSGVQGACDSRFLSVIRAFAGLYPGRKFGGGALSVYIDGRQAVDVWTGYSDRGGEIPWTADTAAMVFSATKGLAATIIHRLVDRGLLSYDVPVAEYWREFGANGKEEITVSDVLRHRAGLSHLKGVGKDEVMDHLLMEERLAAAPLDRMHGKMAYHAITYGWLLSGLARAVTGKGMRELFREELARPLDTDGLHLGRPPADAPTKVAQTLLPQAKIPTPLLDFIAPKVAGLSFSGLLGSIYFPGILSMLQGDMPFLDGELPAVNGVVTARGLAKTYAALANDGVIDGTQLLSSEAVANMKGKAELWPDFNLGIPFTYHQGYQSSPVPGFLDGYGHIGLGGTVGWADPETGSSFGYVHNRLLTMLLFDVGSFAGLAPLLTNAVSAAREDEPLEVPRFGAPYHAPDEHEPAAGE; encoded by the coding sequence ATGGCAAAACCGTCCATACTCACCGCCGATAGTGGCTTGCCGTCCGGCGTCCAAGGTGCTTGCGATTCGCGTTTTCTATCGGTCATCCGCGCATTCGCCGGCCTCTACCCCGGCCGCAAATTCGGTGGAGGAGCGCTCTCGGTCTACATCGACGGTCGTCAAGCCGTCGACGTGTGGACGGGTTACTCTGACCGTGGCGGCGAGATTCCCTGGACGGCAGACACCGCTGCCATGGTGTTCTCGGCCACTAAAGGGTTGGCTGCCACCATCATTCACCGATTGGTCGACCGCGGCCTGCTGTCCTATGACGTTCCGGTGGCCGAATATTGGCGCGAATTCGGCGCCAACGGCAAGGAGGAGATCACGGTCAGCGATGTGTTGCGTCACCGCGCCGGACTGTCGCACCTCAAGGGCGTCGGCAAGGACGAGGTCATGGATCACCTGCTGATGGAGGAGCGGCTGGCCGCTGCTCCGCTGGACCGGATGCACGGAAAGATGGCCTACCACGCCATCACCTACGGTTGGTTGCTGTCTGGTCTGGCCCGGGCGGTGACCGGCAAAGGAATGCGCGAATTGTTTCGCGAAGAGCTCGCCCGCCCACTCGACACCGATGGCCTGCACTTGGGCCGCCCGCCCGCCGACGCGCCGACGAAGGTGGCGCAAACCTTGTTGCCGCAGGCCAAGATTCCCACACCGCTGCTGGACTTCATCGCGCCCAAGGTGGCTGGGCTGTCCTTCTCTGGCCTGCTCGGCTCGATCTACTTCCCGGGCATCCTGTCCATGTTGCAAGGCGACATGCCATTCCTGGACGGTGAGCTACCCGCTGTCAACGGGGTGGTCACTGCGCGCGGATTGGCCAAGACGTATGCCGCGCTGGCCAACGACGGCGTCATCGACGGCACCCAGCTGTTGTCGTCCGAGGCGGTGGCGAACATGAAGGGTAAGGCCGAACTCTGGCCGGATTTCAACCTGGGTATCCCTTTCACTTACCACCAGGGCTACCAATCTTCGCCCGTGCCAGGGTTTCTCGATGGCTATGGCCACATCGGGCTAGGCGGGACCGTGGGATGGGCGGACCCCGAGACCGGCAGCTCATTCGGCTATGTGCACAACCGCCTGCTGACGATGTTGTTGTTCGACGTCGGCTCCTTCGCGGGATTGGCGCCGCTGTTGACCAACGCTGTCTCGGCAGCCCGCGAGGACGAACCGCTCGAGGTGCCGCGATTCGGGGCGCCCTATCACGCTCCCGACGAACACGAGCCCGCCGCAGGCGAGTAG
- a CDS encoding fatty acyl-AMP ligase translates to MGRDASVRDGLLQIEDCLDDHGAISLPPGTTLISLIERNINYVGNSIAYRYLDHSGTGDGHTFEVTWAQFGVRLAAIGARVQQFAGAGDRVAILAPQGIDYVAGFYAAIKAGTIAVPLFAPELPGHVERLDTALHDSQPTVVLTTAAAKGAVENFLTDRVSLRKPEVLTIDEIPDSAGESLAPVELDIDAVSHLQYTSGATRPPVGVEITHRAVGTNLVQMILSIDLLNRNTHGVSWLPLYHDMGLSMIGFPAVYGGHSTLMSPTAFVRRPLRWIHALSEGSKTGRVVTAAPNFAYEWTAQRGLPAEGDDVDLSNVVLIIGSEPVSIDAVTTFNKAFAPYGLPRTAFKPSYGIAEATLMVATIDHAAHTSVVYLDREQLGAGLAVPVPSDAPNAVVQVSCGQVARSLWAVIVDPETGSEIRDGHIGEVWLQGDNVGRGYWRRPAETKTTFRARLHSQLSEGSHADGAAVDGNWLRTGDLGVYLDSELYITGRIADLITIEGFHHYPQDLEATAAEASPMIRRGYVTAFAVPADGAGQQLVIVAERAAGTGRADPAPAVEAIEAAVSHRHRVRVADVKLLPAGAIPRTTSGKLARRACRAEYLNGALGAH, encoded by the coding sequence ATGGGTCGGGATGCGTCGGTTCGAGATGGCTTGTTGCAGATCGAAGACTGCCTCGACGACCACGGCGCCATTTCGCTACCACCGGGCACCACGCTGATATCGCTGATCGAGCGCAACATCAATTACGTCGGCAACTCCATCGCTTATCGCTACCTCGACCACAGCGGGACGGGGGACGGTCACACGTTCGAGGTGACCTGGGCCCAATTCGGTGTGCGATTGGCGGCCATCGGCGCCCGCGTGCAGCAGTTCGCCGGTGCGGGCGACCGAGTCGCCATCCTGGCACCACAGGGCATCGACTACGTCGCCGGCTTCTACGCGGCCATCAAGGCGGGCACCATCGCGGTGCCGTTGTTCGCCCCCGAACTGCCCGGACACGTCGAACGGCTCGACACCGCCCTGCACGATTCGCAACCGACGGTGGTATTGACCACGGCCGCGGCCAAGGGCGCCGTCGAAAATTTCTTGACCGATCGGGTTAGTTTGCGCAAGCCCGAAGTCTTGACCATCGACGAGATACCCGACTCCGCCGGCGAGTCACTCGCCCCTGTCGAGTTGGACATCGACGCCGTTTCCCACCTGCAGTACACCTCCGGCGCGACGAGACCCCCGGTCGGAGTGGAGATCACCCACCGCGCGGTCGGCACGAACCTGGTGCAGATGATCCTGTCCATCGACTTACTCAATCGGAACACCCACGGTGTCAGTTGGTTACCGCTCTACCACGACATGGGCCTGTCGATGATCGGCTTTCCGGCTGTATACGGGGGTCACTCGACTCTGATGTCGCCGACCGCCTTCGTCCGCCGGCCGCTGCGGTGGATCCACGCTTTGTCGGAAGGGTCCAAGACGGGGCGGGTGGTCACCGCCGCGCCGAATTTCGCCTACGAGTGGACGGCCCAGCGCGGCCTGCCCGCCGAGGGTGATGACGTCGATCTGAGCAACGTCGTCCTGATCATCGGTTCCGAGCCAGTCAGCATCGACGCGGTGACCACATTCAACAAGGCGTTCGCGCCCTACGGGTTACCGCGCACGGCGTTCAAGCCGTCCTACGGCATCGCCGAGGCGACGCTCATGGTCGCCACCATCGACCATGCCGCACACACGTCGGTCGTCTATCTCGATCGGGAGCAACTTGGTGCGGGTTTGGCCGTCCCGGTGCCCTCCGATGCGCCCAACGCGGTCGTGCAGGTTTCATGTGGTCAGGTGGCGCGCAGCCTGTGGGCCGTCATTGTCGATCCGGAGACGGGCAGCGAAATACGGGACGGCCACATCGGTGAAGTCTGGTTGCAGGGCGACAATGTCGGCCGGGGTTATTGGCGACGCCCTGCGGAAACCAAGACGACGTTCCGCGCCAGGTTGCATTCGCAGCTCAGCGAAGGCAGTCACGCCGACGGCGCTGCAGTAGACGGAAACTGGCTGCGCACCGGGGATCTCGGCGTCTACCTCGACAGCGAGCTCTACATCACCGGGCGCATTGCCGACTTGATCACCATCGAGGGCTTCCACCACTACCCGCAGGACCTCGAGGCCACCGCCGCGGAGGCCTCGCCGATGATTCGCCGAGGATACGTCACTGCCTTCGCCGTTCCCGCGGACGGCGCCGGCCAACAACTGGTGATCGTGGCCGAGCGGGCGGCCGGCACGGGTCGGGCTGATCCGGCGCCGGCCGTCGAGGCGATCGAAGCGGCGGTGTCACACCGCCATCGGGTCCGCGTCGCAGACGTGAAGTTGCTGCCGGCCGGCGCTATCCCACGCACCACCAGCGGCAAGCTGGCTCGGCGGGCATGCCGGGCGGAATACCTGAACGGCGCACTGGGCGCCCACTAG
- a CDS encoding SRPBCC family protein, with amino-acid sequence MSNRKYSFEVTKTTNASAATVFRLVTDGGNWAKWAKPIVVTSSWVRQGDPPPGGVGAIRKLGMWPVFVQEETVEYEQDRRHVYKLVGTTTPVTDYVAEVVLSPNRAGGTDIRWSGSFTEKVRGTGPLMRGALGGAVKYFAGQLVKAAEREPS; translated from the coding sequence ATGTCGAATCGCAAATACTCGTTCGAAGTCACCAAGACCACTAACGCGTCCGCGGCGACGGTGTTCCGGCTGGTGACCGATGGTGGCAACTGGGCGAAGTGGGCCAAGCCGATCGTCGTCACCTCAAGCTGGGTACGACAGGGCGACCCGCCCCCAGGTGGTGTTGGAGCAATTCGCAAGCTCGGCATGTGGCCGGTATTCGTCCAGGAGGAGACCGTCGAGTACGAGCAGGATCGTCGTCACGTCTACAAGTTGGTCGGCACGACAACCCCGGTAACCGACTACGTTGCGGAAGTGGTTCTCAGCCCGAATCGGGCCGGCGGCACCGATATTCGCTGGAGCGGCTCGTTCACCGAGAAAGTACGCGGGACCGGCCCGCTGATGCGAGGGGCACTGGGCGGTGCCGTCAAATACTTCGCCGGCCAACTGGTCAAGGCGGCCGAACGCGAGCCGAGCTAA
- a CDS encoding LLM class flavin-dependent oxidoreductase, producing MAKLRFGYFIAPFHRAGTNPTLALQRDLEFVEHLDALGFDEVWLGEHHSAGSEIISSPEIFIAAAAERAKRIRFGTGVISLSYHNPLWVADRLMLLDHLTHGRIIGGVGPGSLPTDSAMIGLTPTDTRELLETNLDIVVRLLAGETVSAKTPTHQLFDAQLQLAPYSDGGIPLAVAGVASPTGARLAGKHGIGLLSIGATLVIEGFDALAYHWNIVEERAAAFGTQVDRKDWTLVGPFHIAETDAQARADVKFGIAPWFNYFQKVAAFPQMTMPGDQLDDMIDVINENGAGVIGTPERARAQVQRLWDQSGGFGCMLQMGHEWANPAATKRSAELFAAEVMPHFQGLAQPTLDAAARAGQARDQLAQTQLQAIEHMTKKYQDELGSRDS from the coding sequence ATGGCCAAGCTGAGGTTCGGATATTTCATCGCTCCGTTTCATCGTGCCGGCACCAACCCGACGTTGGCCTTGCAACGAGACCTCGAGTTCGTCGAACATCTGGACGCGTTGGGGTTCGACGAAGTGTGGCTTGGTGAGCATCACTCGGCGGGCAGTGAAATCATCAGTTCGCCGGAAATCTTCATTGCAGCGGCAGCGGAGCGGGCCAAGCGCATCAGGTTCGGCACCGGCGTCATCTCGCTGTCGTACCACAACCCGCTGTGGGTGGCCGACCGGCTGATGTTGCTCGACCACCTGACCCATGGCCGCATCATCGGTGGCGTGGGTCCCGGGTCGCTGCCCACCGACTCGGCGATGATCGGACTCACTCCCACCGACACCCGTGAGCTGTTGGAAACCAACCTCGATATCGTCGTGCGCTTGCTGGCAGGAGAGACGGTGAGCGCTAAGACGCCCACCCATCAACTTTTCGACGCCCAGTTGCAGCTCGCCCCGTATAGCGATGGTGGAATCCCGTTGGCTGTCGCCGGTGTCGCCTCGCCGACCGGAGCACGACTAGCCGGCAAGCATGGCATCGGCCTGCTTTCCATCGGGGCAACGTTGGTCATCGAAGGCTTCGACGCGCTCGCCTATCACTGGAACATCGTCGAAGAGCGCGCGGCAGCGTTCGGCACGCAGGTCGACCGCAAGGACTGGACGTTGGTCGGGCCATTCCATATCGCCGAGACCGACGCCCAAGCGCGTGCCGACGTAAAGTTCGGCATCGCACCGTGGTTCAACTACTTCCAGAAGGTGGCGGCCTTTCCCCAGATGACGATGCCCGGTGACCAGCTCGACGACATGATCGACGTCATCAACGAAAACGGCGCGGGTGTGATCGGTACGCCCGAACGGGCGCGCGCCCAGGTGCAGCGACTGTGGGATCAATCCGGCGGGTTCGGCTGCATGCTGCAGATGGGCCATGAATGGGCCAACCCGGCGGCCACCAAACGATCCGCCGAACTGTTCGCCGCCGAAGTGATGCCGCACTTTCAAGGATTGGCGCAGCCGACGCTGGACGCGGCTGCGCGTGCCGGCCAGGCGCGCGACCAGCTGGCGCAGACCCAGTTGCAGGCCATCGAGCACATGACCAAGAAGTACCAGGACGAACTCGGTTCGCGGGACTCATAG